In Kordia antarctica, the following proteins share a genomic window:
- a CDS encoding 2Fe-2S iron-sulfur cluster-binding protein, with protein sequence MSQVDITIKITDREGIVHEVQAPTDMAMNLMEIVRSYELAPEGTIGICGGMAMCASCQCYVKSDHILPEMSVDEDMMLAEAFHVEDNSRLGCQIQMTPEMDGLEVELAPES encoded by the coding sequence ATGTCACAAGTAGATATTACCATAAAAATAACAGACCGAGAAGGCATTGTGCACGAAGTACAAGCGCCAACTGACATGGCAATGAACCTCATGGAAATTGTACGTTCATACGAATTAGCACCTGAAGGAACGATTGGAATTTGTGGCGGAATGGCAATGTGTGCTTCGTGTCAATGTTATGTAAAATCGGATCATATACTACCCGAAATGAGCGTTGACGAAGATATGATGCTTGCTGAAGCGTTTCACGTAGAAGATAATAGTAGACTTGGTTGCCAAATTCAAATGACACCAGAAATGGATGGTTTGGAAGTTGAGTTGGCGCCTGAGAGTTAG
- a CDS encoding NAD(P)/FAD-dependent oxidoreductase, producing MIKTDILIIGAGPTGLFTVFEAGLLKLKCHLIDALPQPGGQCSEIYPKKPIYDIPGFPEVLAGDLVDNLMKQIEPFEPGFTLGERAQTIEKLDDGTFVVTTNKGTKHQAPIVAIAGGLGSFEPRKPPIQNLANYEDKGVEYIIRDPEIYRDKKVVIAGGGDSALDWSIFLADVASEVTLVHRRSEFRGALDSVEKVQELKNIGKINLITPAEITGIHGEDKVTGVEVSKKGEKSFIYETDHFIPLFGLAPKLGPIGDWGLEIEKNAIKVDNTLDYQTNIPGVYAIGDVNTYPGKLKLILCGFHEATLMCQSAYQRIFPDKKYVMKYTTVSGIDGFDGTRKEAPKAVVKAIN from the coding sequence ATGATTAAAACAGATATACTAATAATTGGCGCAGGTCCAACAGGACTTTTTACTGTATTTGAAGCAGGATTACTAAAATTAAAATGTCACCTAATTGACGCGTTGCCGCAACCTGGCGGACAATGCTCTGAGATATACCCAAAAAAACCAATCTACGATATTCCAGGATTTCCAGAAGTTTTGGCGGGCGATTTGGTAGACAATTTAATGAAGCAAATTGAGCCGTTTGAACCAGGATTTACCTTAGGCGAACGTGCGCAAACCATTGAAAAATTAGACGATGGAACATTTGTCGTAACTACAAACAAAGGAACAAAACATCAAGCGCCAATTGTTGCAATTGCTGGCGGATTGGGAAGTTTTGAGCCAAGAAAACCACCTATTCAAAACTTAGCAAACTACGAAGACAAAGGTGTAGAATACATCATTCGCGATCCAGAAATTTATCGAGATAAAAAAGTAGTCATTGCTGGCGGAGGCGATTCTGCACTCGATTGGAGCATCTTTTTAGCCGATGTTGCTTCGGAAGTAACTTTAGTTCACCGAAGATCAGAATTTCGTGGCGCGTTAGATTCTGTTGAAAAAGTACAAGAACTCAAAAATATTGGAAAAATCAACCTAATTACACCTGCGGAAATCACAGGAATTCATGGAGAAGATAAAGTTACAGGTGTTGAGGTTTCTAAAAAAGGAGAAAAATCTTTTATATATGAAACCGATCATTTCATTCCATTATTTGGATTGGCACCAAAATTAGGTCCAATTGGAGATTGGGGATTAGAGATTGAGAAAAACGCCATTAAAGTTGACAATACATTAGATTATCAAACAAACATTCCAGGAGTATATGCTATTGGCGATGTCAATACATATCCAGGGAAATTAAAGTTGATTCTTTGTGGATTTCATGAAGCAACGTTAATGTGTCAAAGTGCATACCAACGGATTTTTCCAGACAAAAAATACGTAATGAAATATACAACTGTAAGCGGAATTGATGGTTTTGACGGAACTCGAAAAGAAGCACCAAAAGCAGTTGTAAAAGCGATAAATTAA
- a CDS encoding NifU family protein, which produces MTIEELTSNVEKALDEIRPFLQSDGGDIRLVGIENGTLVKVQLEGACVGCSVNQMTLKTGVEMTIKKHVPQIEKVINIEA; this is translated from the coding sequence ATGACAATCGAAGAATTAACAAGCAACGTAGAAAAGGCATTAGACGAAATTCGTCCCTTTCTTCAAAGTGATGGTGGCGATATCAGACTCGTGGGAATTGAAAATGGAACGTTGGTAAAAGTACAACTAGAAGGTGCTTGTGTCGGATGTAGTGTAAATCAAATGACACTGAAAACTGGAGTTGAAATGACGATTAAAAAACATGTTCCTCAAATAGAAAAGGTGATCAATATTGAAGCTTAA
- a CDS encoding Mrp/NBP35 family ATP-binding protein — MKIEKKDIQAALSTITVPGEGANMIASGAVRNIMTFADEIVVDIVITNPALQAKKKVETEITSVLHKKVHADAKVKVNIKVEAPEKPQIKGKSLPNIKNIVAVASGKGGVGKSTVTANLAVTLAKMGFKVGVLDADIYGPSMPIMFDVEGEKPLSVRVGDVSKMKPVESYGVKMLSIGFFTKPNQAVVWRGPMASKALNQMIFDAAWGELDFLLIDLPPGTGDIHLSIMQSLPITGAVVVSTPQNVALADARKGVAMFQQESINVPVLGIIENMAYFTPEELPNSKYYIFGKEGARNLAKDIDVPFLGEIPLVQSIREAGDVGRPAAMQTGTLLEAAFEKLTQNVVQEVVNRNESLPITEAIKITTMAGCSAVKK, encoded by the coding sequence GTGAAAATAGAAAAGAAAGACATACAAGCAGCATTAAGTACTATCACTGTTCCAGGTGAAGGCGCAAACATGATTGCTAGCGGAGCGGTACGAAACATAATGACATTTGCAGATGAAATTGTAGTTGATATTGTTATTACGAATCCTGCATTACAAGCAAAGAAAAAAGTAGAAACAGAAATCACTTCAGTATTGCATAAAAAAGTACATGCAGACGCCAAAGTAAAAGTAAATATAAAAGTTGAAGCGCCTGAAAAACCTCAAATCAAAGGAAAATCATTGCCAAATATCAAAAACATTGTGGCAGTTGCTTCTGGAAAAGGTGGCGTTGGGAAATCAACAGTAACGGCAAACTTAGCAGTTACTTTAGCAAAAATGGGCTTCAAAGTTGGTGTATTAGACGCGGATATTTACGGGCCATCAATGCCAATAATGTTCGATGTTGAAGGCGAAAAGCCGTTATCTGTCCGAGTTGGCGATGTTTCTAAAATGAAACCTGTGGAAAGTTATGGAGTCAAAATGCTTTCTATCGGATTCTTCACAAAACCAAATCAAGCCGTAGTTTGGCGTGGACCAATGGCAAGCAAAGCTTTAAACCAAATGATCTTTGATGCCGCTTGGGGCGAATTAGATTTCTTACTCATCGACTTGCCTCCAGGAACCGGAGACATTCACTTAAGCATCATGCAATCGCTACCAATAACTGGCGCAGTTGTAGTAAGTACACCACAAAATGTTGCCTTAGCAGATGCTAGAAAAGGAGTTGCAATGTTTCAACAAGAAAGTATAAACGTTCCTGTATTGGGAATTATAGAAAATATGGCGTACTTTACTCCTGAAGAGTTGCCAAATAGCAAATACTATATCTTTGGAAAAGAAGGTGCTAGAAACCTAGCGAAAGATATTGATGTACCATTTTTGGGAGAAATTCCATTAGTGCAAAGTATTCGAGAAGCTGGCGATGTTGGACGACCTGCAGCAATGCAAACAGGAACATTACTAGAAGCTGCTTTTGAAAAACTGACGCAAAATGTTGTGCAAGAAGTAGTAAACAGAAACGAAAGTTTACCTATAACAGAAGCCATTAAAATTACAACAATGGCAGGTTGTTCAGCAGTAAAAAAATAA